In Leptospira harrisiae, a genomic segment contains:
- a CDS encoding methylglyoxal synthase yields the protein MVLIQRKMEITKKIVLIAHDNRKEDLLDWVKYNKGTLSKHHLSATGTTGKLIHEQIGLPVFRFISGPLGGDQQIGSKIVEDGIDFMVFFWDPLSAQPHDPDVKALLRIAVLYNIPMACNRSSADFLISSPLMEREYSRQLIDYGSRIATKN from the coding sequence ATGGTACTAATTCAAAGAAAAATGGAGATCACAAAAAAGATCGTCCTCATTGCTCATGACAATCGCAAAGAAGATTTATTAGATTGGGTAAAATACAATAAAGGCACTTTAAGCAAACACCATCTTTCGGCAACAGGAACTACTGGAAAATTAATCCATGAACAAATTGGACTTCCTGTGTTTCGATTCATCTCGGGTCCATTGGGAGGAGACCAACAAATTGGATCAAAGATTGTAGAAGATGGAATTGATTTTATGGTTTTTTTCTGGGATCCACTTTCAGCTCAACCCCATGATCCTGATGTGAAAGCTTTACTTCGAATCGCTGTATTGTATAATATTCCAATGGCCTGTAATCGTTCCAGTGCTGATTTTTTAATCTCTTCACCTTTAATGGAAAGAGAATACAGTCGACAGTTAATTGATTATGGATCAAGAATAGCGACAAAAAATTAA
- a CDS encoding peptide chain release factor 3: MSPDLIEREVRRRKTFAIIAHPDAGKTTLTEKLLLYGGAIQLAGAVKAKKEGKSATSDWMAMEKERGISITSAALQFEYKGNILNLLDTPGHEDFSEDTYRTLMAADTAVMVLDAGKGVEPQTIKLFRVCRDRGIPIITFINKMDRPTKDLYALLDEIEKVLGIKAVPDVWPLGTGFDFKGVYDLRDQQLYLFDRTPGGKQKAVFRMAGPNDPSLDEQFDSEIVTAFREQIDLVENGIGKVDKNSFLLGNETPVYFGSAVNNFGIELFLNKFLELAPGPDHIPLRDGNYLDPINAPFSAFVFKVQANMNKAHRDRIAFLRICSGVFERGLNVNHNRLDKPVKLSSSFAFFGQDRNTVDTAYPGDIIGLVNPGTYKIGDVLSTGNTPPLRPLPSFAPELFATISCKDTLQLKSFKKGLDQLAEEGILHLFTSRTIGGGVPIIGAMGKLQFEVFQRRLKDEYGADTNIHILPYGISRWVKKEDRIKIPSNAGLVEDLFGNMALLFDTEWDMNYFHKNNEGIELLDNPPLED; encoded by the coding sequence ATGTCTCCTGATCTTATAGAACGTGAAGTCCGCCGCCGAAAGACTTTTGCCATCATTGCGCACCCCGATGCGGGAAAAACAACACTAACTGAAAAGCTCCTGCTCTACGGGGGTGCCATTCAGCTTGCTGGTGCTGTGAAAGCCAAAAAGGAAGGTAAGTCAGCCACATCCGATTGGATGGCGATGGAAAAGGAAAGAGGGATTTCGATTACCTCGGCAGCCTTACAGTTTGAATACAAGGGCAATATTCTTAATCTTTTAGACACTCCTGGTCACGAAGACTTCTCGGAAGACACATACCGCACTCTTATGGCAGCTGATACAGCCGTGATGGTACTCGATGCAGGGAAGGGTGTTGAACCTCAAACCATTAAGCTTTTCCGTGTTTGTCGGGACCGAGGAATTCCAATCATAACCTTCATCAACAAAATGGACCGCCCTACAAAGGATCTTTACGCTCTCCTAGATGAAATTGAAAAAGTTTTAGGAATTAAAGCTGTTCCTGACGTATGGCCGCTGGGAACAGGTTTTGATTTTAAAGGTGTATATGACCTACGAGACCAACAATTATATCTTTTTGATCGAACCCCCGGGGGAAAACAAAAAGCAGTTTTTCGTATGGCAGGCCCTAATGACCCAAGTTTAGATGAGCAGTTTGATTCAGAAATTGTAACGGCATTTCGTGAACAAATTGATTTGGTTGAAAATGGAATTGGAAAAGTAGATAAAAATTCGTTTTTATTGGGCAATGAAACACCGGTTTACTTTGGTTCGGCGGTTAATAACTTTGGGATTGAACTTTTTTTAAATAAATTTTTAGAATTAGCACCTGGCCCTGATCACATCCCGCTCCGAGATGGTAATTACTTAGATCCAATCAATGCACCATTCAGTGCTTTTGTATTTAAAGTCCAAGCCAACATGAACAAAGCCCATCGGGATCGAATTGCTTTTTTACGTATCTGTTCAGGAGTGTTTGAAAGAGGGCTCAATGTAAATCACAACCGTTTAGACAAACCTGTTAAACTTTCTTCTAGTTTTGCTTTTTTTGGACAAGATAGAAACACTGTAGATACAGCATATCCTGGAGATATCATTGGACTTGTAAATCCTGGAACTTATAAAATTGGAGATGTATTGTCTACAGGGAATACACCGCCATTAAGACCACTTCCTAGTTTTGCACCAGAATTATTTGCAACTATTTCCTGTAAGGATACCTTACAATTAAAATCCTTTAAAAAAGGATTAGACCAATTGGCAGAAGAGGGAATCCTTCATCTTTTCACCTCACGTACGATTGGTGGTGGTGTACCAATTATTGGCGCTATGGGAAAACTTCAATTTGAAGTGTTCCAACGCAGACTCAAAGATGAATATGGAGCAGATACAAACATTCATATTTTACCGTATGGGATTTCGCGTTGGGTGAAAAAGGAAGACAGAATTAAAATTCCATCTAACGCAGGTCTCGTGGAAGATCTATTTGGAAACATGGCACTTCTTTTTGATACGGAGTGGGATATGAATTATTTTCACAAAAACAACGAAGGAATAGAACTTTTAGACAACCCACCTCTGGAGGATTAA
- a CDS encoding tetratricopeptide repeat protein → MFRNLVNFFYRFLISIGIFVFASLLNAESTTLEDIAEGKKFQSEHNCRKAIQLYQTALQKNRNSIDAKLGVADCSFQLGAYRESKKFYLEILDRDTKHIPAVTGLSEIYLIDSDFSAISKLIDPLLVEYPNNTALRITEAKSLQKQGKLDSAIYKINTLSKRLEDPSDLVRMLAELYFTKQNFSDSYNAIDNYSKKEPNDPDGFAFKAKVLLYQNYFHPNQLKAILPAVEDSLQNSLNLDPKGEEARFYSVYHDIILSNLSGDKDIKKRAFRTIYELAREFPENQLYHSIEANLAWELGETKFATYHYRRALQLDDLDEILRFEAEEYSISQEKEESKLRRELGDYRRDRFYSEKHSLYHKSSLFHLKRAKDLSPQTPIIRKELLEFYNLTGESVKYTNLLLRLREEDPNSFKLQNKLEFSIKNLKDSIEFREGYLQIDPNSIQDNLVRFSPEVYVFDMESTLPFPYHLQAGRLLSEALRYNLKQMQMVRVVDGDELKHIRGLLKEMSYHPFSQTLPFSIDNLHLLDAKRKNAAKIRYIVHGRYKIKDGDIRLDVSVYDRNSLRDVATWSTNQRGRDSLPTIIHRIGERIKDLLPKEGKILKVKKDEVIVSLGKDDGLKKDSKLEFQRKGNTLFQGEITELGKSISSVKPSVRGWEKELATGDDVILSRDSNKEKKDK, encoded by the coding sequence TTGTTCCGGAACCTCGTTAATTTTTTTTATAGATTCCTTATTAGTATTGGAATATTTGTTTTTGCGTCACTTTTGAATGCAGAATCCACCACCTTAGAAGATATAGCTGAAGGAAAAAAATTCCAATCGGAACACAATTGTAGAAAAGCAATACAACTCTACCAAACAGCATTACAAAAAAATCGGAATTCAATCGATGCAAAGCTAGGTGTTGCAGATTGTAGCTTTCAATTAGGTGCTTATCGAGAAAGTAAAAAATTCTATTTAGAAATATTGGATCGAGATACAAAACATATTCCTGCTGTTACTGGATTATCTGAAATTTACCTTATAGATTCCGATTTTTCCGCCATTTCTAAGTTAATTGATCCTTTACTAGTTGAATACCCAAACAATACAGCCTTAAGAATTACAGAGGCAAAATCACTCCAAAAACAAGGGAAACTTGACTCAGCCATTTATAAAATCAATACCTTGTCAAAACGATTAGAAGATCCTTCTGATTTAGTACGCATGTTAGCTGAATTATATTTTACAAAACAGAATTTTTCAGACTCTTACAATGCCATCGACAACTATTCAAAGAAGGAACCAAATGATCCAGATGGATTTGCTTTTAAAGCAAAAGTTCTTTTGTATCAAAACTATTTTCATCCGAACCAACTCAAGGCAATTCTGCCGGCGGTTGAGGATTCCCTACAAAATTCATTAAACCTGGATCCAAAAGGTGAAGAAGCTAGGTTTTATTCTGTTTATCATGATATTATTTTATCAAATTTAAGTGGCGATAAAGATATAAAAAAAAGGGCCTTTCGCACCATTTATGAATTAGCAAGAGAATTTCCAGAAAACCAACTCTACCATAGTATTGAAGCCAACTTAGCTTGGGAGTTGGGCGAAACGAAGTTTGCCACTTACCATTATCGAAGGGCTCTCCAGTTAGATGATTTGGATGAAATTTTGAGATTTGAAGCAGAAGAATATTCTATTTCCCAAGAAAAGGAAGAATCCAAATTAAGAAGAGAATTAGGTGATTACAGACGGGATCGATTTTATTCAGAAAAACATTCTTTATACCATAAAAGTTCTTTATTTCACCTAAAACGTGCAAAAGATTTGAGCCCACAAACCCCTATTATCCGAAAGGAACTATTGGAATTTTATAATCTAACCGGGGAATCCGTCAAATATACCAATTTACTATTAAGATTAAGGGAAGAAGATCCTAATTCATTTAAACTGCAGAACAAACTTGAGTTTTCGATAAAAAATTTAAAAGATTCCATAGAGTTCCGAGAAGGTTATCTACAAATCGATCCAAACTCAATTCAGGACAATTTGGTCAGGTTTAGTCCAGAAGTATATGTTTTTGATATGGAATCGACTTTGCCTTTTCCATACCATTTACAAGCAGGGCGATTGTTGTCAGAAGCACTTCGATATAATTTGAAACAAATGCAAATGGTTCGCGTTGTAGATGGTGATGAATTGAAACATATCAGAGGATTACTCAAAGAAATGAGTTACCATCCATTTTCCCAAACATTACCTTTCTCGATCGACAATCTGCACTTATTAGATGCAAAAAGGAAAAATGCCGCAAAAATTCGGTATATAGTTCATGGAAGGTATAAAATCAAAGATGGAGATATTCGTCTTGATGTTTCCGTTTACGATCGAAACAGTTTACGTGATGTTGCAACTTGGTCTACAAACCAAAGAGGTAGAGACAGTTTGCCTACCATCATTCATCGGATTGGCGAACGAATCAAAGACTTACTCCCCAAAGAAGGTAAAATACTAAAAGTCAAAAAAGATGAAGTCATTGTATCCCTTGGAAAAGATGATGGGTTAAAAAAAGATTCAAAATTAGAATTCCAACGAAAGGGAAATACTCTGTTTCAGGGAGAAATCACGGAACTTGGGAAATCCATTTCTTCTGTCAAACCGAGTGTGCGTGGATGGGAAAAAGAATTGGCAACGGGAGACGATGTCATTCTTTCCAGGGACTCAAATAAAGAGAAGAAAGATAAGTAA
- a CDS encoding SRPBCC family protein: MNTFIYRSKFPINKEILFQFHEEPIGFQTLVGGTKGIEVIKAPKSLSIGEEVILKISILPFWKTIWIAKHTAYQKNSFFIDNQEKGPFLKFQHTHLFLDGPKGENSCILSDEININFYLWPLSRIFIFPILCLMFWKRHNLTAKHFGVSNELIFCRYS, from the coding sequence ATGAATACATTTATCTATCGATCAAAGTTTCCAATCAATAAGGAAATTCTATTTCAATTCCACGAAGAGCCGATTGGATTTCAAACCTTGGTCGGAGGGACAAAAGGAATTGAAGTCATAAAAGCTCCTAAATCATTATCAATTGGTGAAGAAGTCATTTTAAAAATCAGTATTTTACCATTTTGGAAAACTATTTGGATCGCAAAACATACTGCTTATCAAAAAAATTCATTTTTTATAGATAACCAAGAAAAGGGACCATTCCTAAAATTCCAACATACACATTTATTTTTAGATGGCCCAAAAGGGGAAAACTCGTGCATTCTATCAGATGAAATTAATATTAATTTTTATCTCTGGCCCTTGTCTCGAATATTTATATTTCCTATTCTTTGTCTAATGTTTTGGAAACGACACAACCTTACTGCAAAACACTTCGGAGTGAGTAACGAATTAATTTTTTGTCGCTATTCTTGA
- a CDS encoding 6-bladed beta-propeller, which yields MSLRKLLSFFFLLVSTQIFPLDFPNFSLGEENAKEEFKRGLTYKNLREYSAAKERFQKAVNLKKDFHLARLELANNYYLLGEWEEALDELEILTSKAKNDLLIVNKIEALRLAIAGGVTDKEKVYFKTIEGDSIRGYRFRNPVDITFDEDGNFYVAGFDTSNIIKFNAAGTPLSNWRGGLTRKLDRPVSLTYHNQKIYVADFARDEVLLFDLSGSFLTSFGGPGKGPGQFRGPSSIFIDPQGNVFVADSGNARIQKFNSNGKFLLEFQGSGNSKLGNPSGITVHDGKIYVVDKENIRVLVFDGDGNTLNVIEKPEWKKPRSIRILDNQIFLTDELTGIWTYSLLHGEWKQLSKFRDKKGVYRVLFRPFATNMDSTGSLYFVDFGKHRIDIFSQKNHLLSNLDLKIESIDTSGFPDIHIYTRVRNRAGKEIVGIDRLSFRIFENDNMTPLFSLANKNKLNDKLSVAMVYENSEGLKKGKLALEDGLFPFFRSLHDTDKISLYRAGKDSNLILPETVSLRDILAKIRDSVSEEKYNFGKASIAALQKLSLETGPKALVYLVSGESKEDSFLQYQKSRIVAFSKAHSIPIYVLTVNPNQTLEDSWSDMTGPTNGRYIILDGEGEERELYKKLKSHIDYRYILSYKTDTNPELINRYIKLAIGVEHRGVKGRDEGGYFVPEPR from the coding sequence GTGTCTTTGAGAAAGTTACTATCGTTTTTCTTTCTATTGGTGAGCACACAAATTTTCCCTCTGGACTTTCCCAACTTTTCCTTGGGGGAAGAGAATGCCAAGGAAGAATTCAAACGAGGCCTTACTTATAAAAATTTAAGAGAGTATTCTGCTGCCAAAGAACGATTCCAAAAGGCAGTCAATTTAAAGAAAGATTTTCATTTGGCCCGACTAGAGCTTGCCAACAATTACTATCTGTTAGGTGAATGGGAAGAAGCTCTCGACGAGTTAGAAATTCTAACTTCGAAAGCAAAAAATGATCTTCTCATTGTGAATAAAATTGAAGCATTACGTTTGGCAATTGCTGGCGGTGTGACTGACAAAGAAAAAGTGTATTTTAAAACCATCGAAGGCGATTCGATCCGTGGATATCGATTTCGTAATCCGGTGGACATTACCTTTGATGAAGATGGAAATTTCTATGTAGCAGGTTTTGACACATCAAATATCATCAAATTCAATGCTGCTGGAACTCCTCTTTCGAATTGGCGGGGTGGACTTACCAGAAAACTAGATCGTCCCGTCTCACTAACTTACCATAACCAAAAAATCTATGTTGCTGATTTTGCAAGGGATGAAGTTTTACTCTTTGATCTTTCTGGAAGTTTTTTGACTTCCTTTGGAGGCCCAGGAAAAGGTCCGGGACAATTTCGAGGCCCCTCCTCTATTTTTATTGATCCGCAAGGTAATGTCTTTGTAGCAGATTCTGGAAATGCAAGGATACAGAAATTCAATTCCAACGGAAAATTTCTTTTGGAATTCCAAGGATCAGGAAATTCAAAACTAGGAAACCCTTCAGGCATTACTGTTCATGATGGAAAAATCTATGTTGTAGACAAAGAGAACATTCGAGTATTAGTTTTTGATGGTGATGGAAATACATTAAATGTTATTGAAAAACCAGAATGGAAAAAACCACGAAGTATCCGAATTCTTGATAACCAAATTTTCCTTACTGATGAACTAACAGGCATTTGGACCTACTCTTTGTTACATGGTGAGTGGAAGCAGCTAAGTAAGTTTAGAGACAAAAAGGGAGTGTATCGAGTTTTGTTTCGCCCTTTTGCTACCAATATGGATTCTACGGGCAGTTTGTATTTTGTTGATTTTGGAAAACATAGAATTGATATTTTTTCCCAAAAAAATCACCTTCTATCTAATCTTGATTTAAAAATTGAATCTATAGACACATCTGGATTTCCAGATATCCACATTTACACTCGAGTGCGCAATCGTGCAGGAAAAGAAATTGTTGGAATTGACCGTTTGAGTTTTCGAATTTTTGAAAACGATAATATGACTCCGCTTTTCTCATTAGCAAACAAAAACAAACTAAATGACAAACTTAGTGTTGCCATGGTTTATGAAAATAGCGAAGGATTAAAAAAAGGAAAACTTGCCCTTGAAGATGGCCTTTTCCCCTTCTTTCGTTCCTTACACGATACTGATAAAATTTCATTATATCGTGCGGGAAAAGACAGCAATTTAATTTTGCCGGAAACTGTCTCTCTCCGTGATATCTTAGCTAAAATTAGAGACAGTGTTTCTGAAGAAAAATATAATTTTGGAAAAGCAAGTATTGCAGCCTTACAAAAACTTTCATTAGAAACTGGCCCAAAAGCTTTGGTTTATTTGGTTTCCGGAGAAAGTAAAGAAGATAGTTTCCTACAATATCAAAAATCAAGGATTGTGGCATTTTCTAAAGCACATTCCATTCCCATCTACGTTTTAACAGTAAATCCTAACCAAACCTTAGAAGATTCTTGGTCAGATATGACTGGACCAACCAACGGTCGCTACATTATACTTGACGGTGAAGGTGAGGAAAGAGAATTATATAAAAAATTAAAATCTCATATAGACTACCGGTATATACTTTCCTATAAAACGGATACAAATCCCGAACTAATCAATCGTTATATCAAATTAGCCATAGGCGTAGAACATAGAGGAGTCAAAGGTAGAGATGAAGGGGGATACTTTGTTCCGGAACCTCGTTAA
- a CDS encoding PP2C family protein-serine/threonine phosphatase — protein MIHSQYKEALDWNQRFQLIRIQLLAIDLENQIREQINRDISEKKTVGVFPINEFPKELSHCHPTPLDFSHLSEITFSQCDWGSEKKSYLFVLDGKNISVHSAAFLEEALLDSPFSDPNEGLFLLGEQGDFGISGFIEDEFLVSDFWKMDVKSSLQTHSNLPSLRETKKDEMDYFVASFPMYGLPIQLFIVSPKDLVLVPIKESLKRNIGSIISLLVFSFVFSIAISLREIESKQKLKLLLKEYPHSAILYDSKGKILLENLEIEPKLLITNLYRDQLNVKEWIEKEVSLFLQDESNLQIDQTKLRKEESEFYSEDGSVYLLEFTYQLWFFEQKYRFASGALVLIQNVTKKRLEFEKEMDYAKDLQKKYLPNRIIILPNLDYEVLYKPLIQVGGDYYDYIDLGNNRYIFALGDVIGHGVKAAMMMTVLRVLFHQIVKTEADPKQILIKMNEGVSNHLPDPFAFVPFLFLLFDFNQNIITYGNAGHPGMLYLTGNEIHCPEKLNPMFGMIPKIDPKVLEFPIQKSDRFYLFTDGLKDVENSKQEKLWEKELLDFFSSMKNKHMSLIKQELELKIRSYSEGVPFLDDITWIGIEVL, from the coding sequence ATGATTCATTCTCAATACAAAGAAGCTTTGGATTGGAACCAGAGATTCCAACTCATTCGAATCCAACTCCTGGCAATCGATTTGGAAAACCAAATTAGAGAACAAATCAACAGAGATATCTCTGAAAAAAAAACTGTGGGAGTATTTCCAATTAATGAATTTCCAAAGGAATTGAGTCATTGTCATCCAACTCCTTTGGATTTTTCACATTTGTCAGAAATTACCTTCAGCCAATGTGATTGGGGTTCCGAAAAAAAATCATATCTTTTTGTTCTGGACGGAAAGAACATTTCTGTCCACTCAGCTGCATTTTTAGAAGAAGCTTTGCTCGATTCACCCTTTAGTGATCCGAATGAAGGTTTATTTTTACTAGGGGAACAAGGTGATTTTGGTATTTCAGGATTTATCGAAGATGAATTTTTAGTTTCTGACTTTTGGAAAATGGATGTAAAATCTTCACTGCAAACTCATTCCAATCTTCCATCCCTTCGGGAAACTAAAAAGGATGAGATGGATTATTTTGTTGCAAGTTTTCCGATGTATGGATTGCCAATCCAGTTATTCATTGTTAGCCCCAAAGATCTTGTATTAGTTCCAATTAAAGAATCTTTAAAAAGAAACATCGGATCCATAATTTCCTTACTTGTTTTTTCTTTTGTCTTTTCAATTGCAATCTCTCTCAGAGAAATTGAATCAAAACAAAAATTAAAACTACTTTTAAAAGAATATCCACATTCAGCTATTTTATATGACTCGAAAGGAAAAATCCTTTTAGAAAATTTAGAAATTGAGCCAAAACTTTTGATCACAAACTTATATCGCGATCAACTAAATGTCAAAGAATGGATTGAAAAAGAAGTAAGTTTATTTTTACAAGATGAATCAAATTTACAAATAGACCAAACTAAACTCAGAAAAGAAGAATCGGAATTTTATTCCGAAGATGGTTCAGTATATTTATTAGAGTTTACTTACCAACTTTGGTTTTTTGAACAAAAATATCGTTTTGCAAGTGGTGCTCTTGTCCTAATTCAAAATGTTACGAAAAAACGTTTGGAGTTCGAAAAGGAAATGGATTATGCGAAGGATTTACAAAAAAAATACCTTCCTAACCGAATCATCATTTTACCAAATTTAGATTATGAAGTTTTATACAAACCACTGATCCAAGTGGGTGGTGATTATTACGATTATATCGATTTGGGTAACAACCGCTATATCTTTGCTTTAGGTGATGTGATTGGTCATGGAGTGAAAGCGGCAATGATGATGACCGTTTTACGAGTACTCTTTCACCAAATCGTAAAAACAGAAGCTGATCCAAAACAAATACTAATTAAAATGAATGAGGGAGTATCTAATCATTTACCTGATCCTTTTGCCTTTGTACCCTTTCTATTTTTATTATTTGATTTTAATCAAAACATAATAACATACGGAAATGCTGGTCATCCTGGAATGTTATATCTCACAGGAAATGAAATTCATTGCCCAGAAAAATTGAACCCAATGTTCGGAATGATTCCAAAAATTGATCCGAAAGTCTTAGAGTTTCCGATCCAAAAGAGTGACCGATTTTATCTTTTTACAGATGGATTGAAGGATGTCGAAAATTCGAAACAAGAGAAACTCTGGGAAAAAGAACTGTTAGATTTTTTTTCCTCAATGAAAAACAAACATATGTCCCTCATCAAACAAGAATTGGAACTAAAAATTCGATCTTATTCTGAAGGAGTCCCATTCCTAGATGATATCACCTGGATTGGGATTGAAGTTCTTTAA
- a CDS encoding LBF_2017 N-terminal domain-containing protein, translated as MNPFIRFKLFVIFVVFMIPNIPIVSESKTIQFALEPDREDIIQYEFELWKTPNLDLEIPFRVVSNPGKIQLFIPNGYDYFRIRAVAKRQVRGFWTDLYAVSSFGKPKPKEPTKIIAKKENSNEVLIPISNSAGTNHFYLTENKIQVKPVLSQPMKTSVRYRLNGGPWFVTKQPELTFSKDGDYKLEYQVTNELGVSDSIQVWEFRVDNTPPKTEFHWHSPLFKKSSQLFVGLESNLELTSVDAGSGLDSIRFRTSCGKKNKTDWYLWDSKTSWKDTIQNCTEDIELEISATDKLGNEEIPQKIQIKHHRKEPN; from the coding sequence ATGAATCCTTTTATTCGTTTTAAGTTATTTGTGATTTTTGTTGTATTCATGATTCCTAATATTCCTATAGTTTCAGAATCAAAAACAATCCAATTCGCCCTCGAACCAGACAGAGAGGACATCATCCAATATGAATTTGAGTTATGGAAAACACCTAATTTGGATTTAGAAATTCCATTTCGAGTTGTATCTAATCCAGGAAAAATACAACTATTTATCCCGAATGGTTATGATTACTTTCGAATCCGAGCCGTTGCCAAACGCCAAGTTCGTGGATTCTGGACGGACCTTTATGCAGTGAGTTCTTTTGGAAAACCAAAACCCAAAGAACCAACTAAAATTATAGCTAAAAAAGAGAATTCGAACGAAGTATTGATTCCCATTTCAAATTCAGCAGGAACAAATCATTTCTATTTAACCGAAAATAAAATCCAAGTAAAACCTGTCCTTAGCCAACCAATGAAAACTTCTGTTCGTTATCGTTTGAATGGCGGGCCTTGGTTTGTCACAAAACAACCGGAACTAACTTTTTCTAAAGATGGAGATTATAAACTAGAATACCAGGTTACTAACGAACTTGGGGTTTCGGATTCTATACAAGTTTGGGAGTTTCGAGTTGATAACACCCCACCGAAAACTGAATTTCATTGGCATTCACCTTTATTCAAAAAATCATCTCAATTGTTTGTCGGATTAGAATCTAATTTAGAACTAACATCCGTTGATGCAGGCTCAGGTTTGGATTCCATACGATTCAGAACTAGTTGTGGAAAAAAAAACAAAACGGATTGGTATCTTTGGGATTCCAAAACTTCATGGAAAGACACAATTCAGAATTGTACAGAAGATATAGAATTAGAAATTTCAGCAACTGACAAATTAGGCAACGAAGAAATCCCTCAAAAAATCCAAATCAAACATCACAGAAAGGAACCTAACTAG
- a CDS encoding FcpA-related putative periplasmic flagellar protein: MKFPILFLWISLIFLGALPISSKEPNQSTSTENRLESILPTTPESGSPWGENSERLDSISVLNLVDEKNSQKRWQDANKEYSSAIDYFESVRKNIEKRKEDSKKEIYYEDRYEWQKQIRKENKEKEFQKQLFDLRSQTVGRLVKAMNVLDKIENPKVKESAPYLDLKSGIYREYIKHQEAFKNYLQVIDFTHRYIELSSKNEKEAEPHRLLALSYEKMEQTALRSKNQELYYEFKELKKKHLLRFAEIHYGRDSKEYTTIEEKVGRDF, translated from the coding sequence ATGAAATTTCCCATCCTATTTTTATGGATTTCTTTGATTTTCCTTGGAGCCCTTCCCATCAGTTCTAAAGAACCAAACCAGTCAACTAGCACAGAAAATCGGTTGGAATCTATCCTTCCCACCACACCAGAATCTGGATCTCCTTGGGGTGAAAATTCAGAACGATTGGATTCAATTTCTGTCCTAAACCTAGTTGATGAGAAAAATTCCCAAAAACGATGGCAAGATGCAAACAAGGAATACTCATCTGCCATAGATTATTTTGAATCTGTTAGGAAAAATATCGAAAAACGGAAAGAAGATTCCAAAAAAGAAATCTACTATGAAGACAGATATGAATGGCAAAAACAGATTCGAAAGGAAAACAAAGAAAAGGAATTTCAAAAACAACTTTTTGATTTAAGATCACAGACTGTAGGACGTTTAGTCAAAGCCATGAATGTTTTGGATAAAATAGAAAATCCAAAGGTAAAGGAAAGTGCACCTTATTTAGATTTAAAATCAGGAATCTACAGGGAGTATATCAAACACCAGGAAGCTTTCAAAAACTATCTCCAGGTCATAGATTTTACGCATAGATACATTGAACTATCTTCTAAAAATGAAAAAGAAGCGGAACCACATCGATTGCTTGCTCTCTCTTATGAAAAAATGGAACAAACTGCCCTAAGGTCAAAAAACCAAGAACTTTATTATGAATTTAAAGAACTAAAGAAAAAGCATTTATTACGTTTTGCAGAAATCCACTATGGTCGCGATTCAAAAGAATACACTACCATAGAAGAAAAGGTTGGAAGGGATTTTTAA